From the genome of Pieris rapae chromosome 5, ilPieRapa1.1, whole genome shotgun sequence, one region includes:
- the LOC111003571 gene encoding uncharacterized protein LOC111003571, with protein sequence MKKFAFQDSSDSRFSGCMFFEIYKNADFLRHNNNVETILSKGYQLRRALKDISPGEKVTMQNMWITSVKDIPLLVIKSGPNVTVKHYEFTANRLTGLTAAYAVAKCSQFPNLQITEAQALGLKWDNKGPVMPKLNLAAVSGTEHFYEQFSFWPLVCALKKFQLKKITLDPVVKMAKIKNRDGIRLSQDMMAHWETTCTLWSLFSEEKTDLKMTFKTFPQELKQLFP encoded by the exons atGAAAAAGTTTGCATTTCAAGATTCAAGTGATTCACGATTCTCTGGATGTATGTTTTTtgaaatctataaaaatgCTGACTTCCTACGtcacaataataatgtagAAACCATATTATCCAAGGGCTATCAGCTAAGACGAGCATTGAAAGATATCTCTCCGGGTGAAAAAGTTACAATGCAAAACATGTGGATAACTTCAGTAAAAGA CATACCTCTGTTAGTAATAAAGAGTGGGCCAAATGTAACTGTAAAACACTATGAGTTTACAGCAAACCGTTTGACTGGTTTAACAGCCGCATATGCTGTTGCCAAATGCTCACAATTCCCCAATTTACAGATAACTGAGGCTCAGGCACTTGGTTTAAAATGGGATAATAAGGGCCCGGTTATGCCTAAACTGAACTTGGCAGCTGTAAGTGGTACTGAACATTTCTATGAACAGTTTTCTTTCTGGCCTTTAGTATGTGCGTTGAAAAAGTTTCAGCTTAAGAAAATAACACTAGACCCTGTGGTCAAAATGGCAAAGATCAAAAATAGAGATGGCATTCGTTTAAGCCAGGATATGATGGCACATTGGGAGACCACTTGCACACTTTGGTCACTATTCTCCGAGGAAAAGACAGACCTCAAAATGACTTTCAAAACATTCCCACAAGAGCTGAAACAATTGTTTCCTTGA